From Astyanax mexicanus isolate ESR-SI-001 chromosome 11, AstMex3_surface, whole genome shotgun sequence, the proteins below share one genomic window:
- the LOC111194135 gene encoding uncharacterized protein LOC111194135, whose translation MSACRVKERRLTFQRVRKSALHCCVPLCTSSSRYNAEISFHKFPVDAAVRAKWLTKIRRDKFTPTVNTRVCGRHFQPGDFAVTAGGLRRLQSGAVPLLFSWNEYTLPTPRQNVWERRPRAEEPLHDLPADLESEDDMDTAAPDHDYCLTPATAVMAAEMANENEALRQKIGELQHQLEVLQLRTRFGIQRLAGSDEDIRFYTRFATYKHFQAFWKLVEPAVNTKMVRITSAQAASASSSEVSQPATKLPPIDELLLFLMHLSVGLPLRDLAERFGIHRTTASRIISTWTHFLYILLGSQRLWIPPEVVRAHLPPEFSAFPDTQVVLDCTEIFCQTPSSLLLQSEVFSAYKSHSTFKALIGMAPHGAITFVSGLYAGSMSDREIFKLSGIINLLTPDMAIMVDKGFLVDNLAPCKVYRPAFLSRNTQMSREDVRQTQSIARLRVHVERCIRRVKENKLFDKAIPLSVCGSIEELFNVACFLVNYQNGPLVKAWAT comes from the exons ATGAGTGCATGCAGGGTTAAAGAGAGACGACTGACCTTCCAACGGGTAAGAAAGTCAGCGTTACATTGCTGTGTGCCCTTATGTACCAGTTCGTCGCGCTATAACGCCGAGATTAGTTTTCATAAGTTTCCCGTTGACGCTGCGGTGCGTGCTAAGTGGCTAACTAAGATCCGTAGGGATAAGTTCACTCCAACAGTGAACACCCGTGTGTGTGGCCGGCATTTTCAACCGGGAGACTTCGCAGTGACTGCAGGGGGACTGAGGAGGTTACAGAGTGGAGCTGTACCCCTTCTGTTTTCCTGGAATGAGTACACTCTGCCTACACCGAGGCAGAATGTATGGGAGCGCCGCCCGAGAGCAGAGGAGCCTCTCCACGATCTGCCTGCAGACTTGGAGTCGGAGGACGATATGGACACAGCAGCACCTGATCATGATTACTGCTTAACTCCAGCGACAGCGGTGATGGCAGCTGAGATggccaatgaaaatgaagctctgCGCCAGAAAATTGGGGAACTCCAACACCAGCTGGAAGTGCTACAGCTGAGGACGCGTTTTGGTATTCAGCGCCTGGCGGGGTCAGACGAGGACATTCGCTTTTACACCAG GTTTGCTACATACAAGCACTTCCAGGCATTCTGGAAATTGGTGGAGCCTGCAGTCAACACCAAGATGGTGCGGATCACCAGTGCCCAGGCTGCATCTGCCAGCAGCTCTGAAGTCTCTCAACCAGCAACG aaACTTCCACCAATAGAtgagctgctgctgttcctcatgcACCTGTCAGTGGGCCTGCCTCTCAGGGATCTTGCAGAACGGTTTGGCATTCACCGCACCACAGCCAGCAGGATTATTTCCACCTGGACACACTTCCTGTACATCCTGCTAGGAAGCCAACGTCTGTGGATCCCCCCTGAAGTTGTCAGAGCTCACCTTCCACCTGAGTTTTCAGCTTTCCCAGACACGCAGGTGGTGCTCGACTGCACTGAAATCTTTTGCCAGACACCATCCTCTCTCCTGCTACAGAGTGAGGTGTTTTCAGCGTACAAATCGCACTCTACTTTTAAGGCCTTGATTGGCATGGCACCCCATGGTGCCATTACATTTGTGTCTGGCTTGTATGCAGGATCCATGAGTGATCGAGAGATCTTCAAGCTATCTGGCATCATAAACCTGCTCACACCAGACATGGCAATTATGGTTGACAAAGGGTTTCTTGTGGACAACCTGGCTCCATGCAAGGTTTATAGACCTGCCTTTCTCTCAAGAAACACCCAAATGAGCAGGGAGGATGTCAGGCAGACCCAATCCATTGCACGTCTGAGGGTTCATGTGGAGAGATGCATTAGGAGGGTGAAAGAGAATAAACTTTTTGACAAGGCAATACCACTCTCTGTTTGTGGAAGCATTGAAGAGCTATTTAATGTAGCCTGCTTCCTGGTCAACTACCAGAACGGACCACTGGTAAAGGCATGGGCAACTTAG
- the LOC111196804 gene encoding uncharacterized protein LOC111196804, translating to MKIVFEDRVPVDIAVAECSCVAGTALCNHNVALLFQTAHYSTLNLAAVPPVLSCTETEQRWHKPRTMGVKPGRVSDMVFLSSKPKQFTVADGVRSKRYKAVRGELPDPDVLKVDEQYQDFTADIAPLITTMAISADVPLVDSAFGKVQAGSPISYQHPVPVSRVVVRHPDAPLPPPLPVDGYRLEPTNCQFVCTHQQHLHLQSLATTFDMARKIEVATREQSNSVEWHRVRRPRITSSRFREICHVRGQSSAEILSQRIRKGVDQTAAMKRGLALEPVAIQEYCRMKNTNYWPCGFVIHPDAPWLGSSPDGLVFDPTESPPFGLVEIKCPNAKSYVDCSYLKMQSGTMKLKQTHSYYWQVQGQLLLTGMEWCDFVVFAEEDILIQRIYRDCEVAKTIREKGDYFFFYFYMTV from the exons ATGAAG aTTGTCTTTGAAGACCGTGTACCAGTGGACATTGCAGTGGCAGAGTGCTCCTGTGTGGCTGGGACAGCCCTCTGCAACCACAATGTTGCACTACTGTTCCAGACTGCACACTACTCCACACTGAACCTGGCTGCTGTACCCCCAGTCCTAAGCTGCACAGAAACAGAACAACGCTGGCACAAGCCAAGAACCATG GGTGTAAAACCAGGCCGCGTGAGTGACATGGTGTTCTTATCCTCCAAGCCAAAGCAGTTTACAGTTGCTGATGGTGTAAG GAGTAAACGTTACAAGGCAGTGCGAGGGGAGCTGCCAGATCCAGATGTCCTTAAAGTTGATGAGCAGTACCAGGACTTCACTGCAGACATCGCTCCACTCATCACCACCATGGCCATAAGTGCAGATGTCCCGCTGGTTGATTCAGCTTTTGGGAAAGTCCAGGCGGGTAGCCCCATCTCCTACCAGCATCCAGTACCAGTGAGCCGGGTTGTTGTACGCCATCCAGATGCCCCTCTGCCACCACCTTTACCTGTAGACGGTTATAGGCTGGAGCCTACTAACTGCCAGTTTGTGTGCACTCACCAACAACACCTCCATCTGCAGTCACTTGCCACTACATTTGACATGGCAAGGAAAATAGAGGTTGCCACCAGGGAGCAGAGCAACTCTGTGGAGTGGCACCGAGTCAGGAGGCCAAGAATAACTTCCTCCCGATTCAGGGAAATATGCCATGTCAGAGGTCAGAGTTCTGCAGAAATCCTGTCACAAAGGATTCGAAAGGGAGTGGATCAAACTGCTGCAATGAAGAGGGGATTGGCACTGGAACCGGTTGCCATCCAGGAGTACTGCCGGATGAAAAACACAAATTACTGGCCTTGTGGTTTCGTCATCCACCCAGATGCCCCCTGGTTAGGGTCATCTCCTGATGGTCTGGTGTTTGACCCGACTGAGAGCCCACCCTTTGGATTGGTGGAAATTAAATGCCCCAATGCAAAAAGCTACGTGGACTGTAGTTACCTGAAAATGCAGAGTGGCACAATGAAATTAAAGCAGACTCACAGCTACTACTGGCAGGTACAAGGTCAGCTCCTACTTACAGGTATGGAGTGGTGTGATTTTGTTGTATTTGCAGAGGAGGATATTCTTATTCAGCGCATATATAGAGACTGTGAAGTGGCTAAAACCATTAGAGAGAAGGgagattatttctttttttatttttacatgaccGTGTAA